Part of the Epinephelus fuscoguttatus linkage group LG24, E.fuscoguttatus.final_Chr_v1 genome, TCAAACAAAACCTCCACGCTGCCAGAACTGGCAGTCACGTTGCTGGAGCTGCGTTTGAGCTCCCGGCCCCGTTGCAGGCTATTGCAGAAGGGATCTGTCTGTGCTAGGGTCGGGGTAACGGCCTGAATGTGGTTCTGCCGGGACTGGAGTGAATGCACGGTATCCTGTGTGCATCCTGAGTTGCTGGAGCTAGTGTTGGCTTGCAGGGCAAGAGaaacaggaggtggaggaggtggtgggggaggtggtggaggaggtggagattGGGCATTGGGAGTTGGAGATGTAATGCAAGCCCTAGTGCCAGTGGATGTCTGCCTGACAAAAGCTGAAGGGTGGTCTCCCCTTCCTAGTGAGATGGTGTTGGGGTCTGGGCGTTGACCACTCACACTGGAGGcagcagagaaacaaagagaatcGTTAGGACGAGAATGAGGAGACTGACGGACTGCATGCTTTGCCCTCTGGTCTGATCTGAACCAGTCCTCAGTGCCGCTACTAGGTTGGCTTCTTGAGCGAGGTGGGGGACGGTTAGTGCCACCCTCGCGGTTTCCGCCTGTAACAAATCCCCCGTCACGAATGACAGAGCCCTCTTTTTTATACAGTGACAGGAAGTGCTCTGGGTCCATACCACTTCTCTCTAGTTCACTTTCCAGGCCAGAAAAGGAGCTTCTCCTCTCAGCGGAAGCTGGCCTGAAATCTAGGTTGTCATTCATTCTCTGAGCATGCATTTCAGGGCTTCTCTTGAGTTTGGCAGGAAGTGTGGCAGAATGGTACGAGTGGGGATTTTTATTTGCCATCTGCATGGCGGTTGCATTAGGGGTTACTAAATTTGGGCTGAGGAATGGGGATGACATGGATGAAGGCATACACGGGCAGCGAGCGATGGTGTTCCCTCTATTCTTAACCATTTCCACAAGCTGAGGGTTACTAGTGATAAAGCGCCTGGTGTCCTTTTTTACCGCCCCTCCCATGCCTGCACTGTGCAGTTTCCCTCCCTGATGCATCTGGCTGACTGTTAGATAGTTAATCAGCTGTCTGTAGGCCTCACTGCCTTCCTTCTGGTTCAGCGCCTTAAAAGAGGCCTGTTGTTTAGCATGCAGATCATTGTGGGGTCTCTTGCTCCCAGTACCTGTTGTCTCTTTATGCTTAGATGGTGTGGCTGAGGAGGGGCGGCCTTGTTCAGCCCCTGCAGCAGGAGGATGAATGTTGGGCAGCATTTTCCGAAGGAGGGCAGGGTCCGCATGAGGGTGGAGGTCTTTTCCCTGAGTGCTCTGGCTAGGGATGCCACGAGACATTCCGGGTTTGCTATCTTCATAGTTTAGCACCCTGAGTAATGAAGAGGAGGAACTAGAAAGCGGGTGCCTTTGCAAATGGTGGTGTTTTGATTCAACTGCACTGGGGCCGAGTGGTGAGTCGGTTGGGGTGGCACAAGCACTACTGTTCGTGCTGCCACCAGCATCCAGCGATGAGCACAGAGAGCCCTGGAGTGAACTGTGGGCTTCTCCTTGCAAGTTTGAAATCCTTTTTGCTAGATGGTACTCACACAAACGTGCAACACTCTGCTGTCTAGAAATCGGCTGATGGTCGTTTTGTACGTCCGATCCCTGGTCCGACCCCCCTAATCTGGATTTTTTGGTTGGGGATAGCAATGATGCCACAACTAGATGTTCATCTTGCTCTGCAGCCGCAGCTCCATTGTCTGCGCCACAGTCTCCCAAGTTAACAGCATCTAACAGTCGATCAGAGGTAGTGGAAGGAGGGCGGAGGATTCTGTGATGGTCACGAGGGAGGCTGTTGGTTCCAACACCCTCAGCTGCAGAATTTTCTGCCAAAACAGAATTCTGTCTTCTTTGACTCTCCCCTCGCTCACAGAATGAAGTGCGCTGGTCCAATTCCAGATGGCTGCGGATCCCACCACCCTCCCCTCGATGCCCTTCCCTTGTGCTGAAGGTGTTGTACTTTCCACTGGAGTCTGCAGACTTTTTGTGATGCTTGCCTCCTGGTGTGGTGGAACTTGGACGCTGGAGGGTGGACGAGATGTTCGTCTGGGGCCTCGGTGCCAGGCTGTCCGGCCCTGACGACGCTGAATCCAACAGAGGGCTCCGTCTTGGAGGAACTGCAGGAGGCTGAAGGTGCCGTGTTGGACTGCGGGGTTTCTTCTGTATTGTTCCTACCGTGCTGGGTGAGACAGGGAATTCTGTTTTCTCCTCAAGTAAAGGTTGGTACCCCTCCCTCGTGGCCACCAGGAGACGCATGTGGCTCTCGTTGAGTCTGTGAGTAGCCGCCAATTCAGAGAtttctgtcatctctgaggagtTGGTCTCATTGCCAGAATCTGAGGACGACTCTGGGCTAAAGCCTCGGGAAGTGTAAACACCTAGAAGATAAGAGATAGAAAGTTAAACATGAGTCATGAAGCTAATGAAGCTAGCTGCTGTTAAATGTGTACTGTATTTAATAGTATAATATTAACTATGACCATATTTGCAATTGACCCTTCCTAAGTTCTGCCCCCAATAGTAACTGATGATAGAATAATGTATGCTAAAATATGTCAGCAACCAACCTATCTGTCGTTTCCAAATCCCTTTAAAGTTACCCCAAAAATACAGAGGAAGCAATCCTGGCTCCTAGCTATACATTACATTGCTAGCTAGTGTTTTGCTAACATCGGCTACCTAAAGATGTGTACTGTGTATAACCGTCTTTCAAAACGTTGTTTTCTATTCAACACAGATGAGCCTTGCACATTCCATTTCTATGTTTCATAGAAAAGAGGAAAGTTGGCTGAGGTTCTCTTGGGTTCCAAGCCTGCTCGACTGTTATTGGAGCACAGAGTGAAAGGGGGCGGGACTTAGGAAGGGCTAATTGAGAGCGCATTATACACAAATAGTTTCTTTTCTGTTGTCCCGGATGTGTTTTGTGCATTTGCTAGCTTAAAACAGGCAAGAGGTCATCGAAAATTAAAGATAAATGttggagagaacatgcaaaataTAACCACAAAAAGAGCAAATGGTTACAACCCAATAATGTTTAACTTTTCTGATATAAAtatcataaataaaaagtaaaaaaaggtCTGAAAACTTGTGCTAAACAAAGATATAAATGATGGTGATGAGACATATCTGCGCCTGCGTTAGTGTTCAACAGACCTGGATTGTTAGTGCCGGGTGGTGGCGGTGGAGGCCTCtgctcagagacagacagagcctCCAGTGCCTGTAGCGTATTCATGACTGCACTCTCCAGTCTTCTCTCCCCTCCCCTGCTCCCTTCTCCCTCCCCATGTGTTGGGACGGCATCAATTAATGACACTGGGATGTCATCGTTGTCCCGTGTGCTTAGCGGCCTTCCTTCAGGTGCTGCGTCCTCATCTGAACTGTCCCGAAAGCCTGGAGGTGGAGCAGCGATCGCAAGGTTGAGTGTCTGCAGCAGTGTGTCGTCTTCATCCTCGTCCACGCCGTCGTCTCCCTCAGGAGGAGGCAGCGACGTGAGGTCGATGATGTCATCGGTAGAACCGGAAAGTGTGAGGAAGGAGGCTTTCCCGGCTGCCGTGGCTAACCCTCCTTCTTGGTTGCCACAGTTTCCGTTTCCACCACCTCTGTCGTCACCCACTGGCGTCCCTCCTGTGGAGTCCTCTTCACAGGAAGCATCGTCATCGTCCTCTGCGTCGTCCGTCGTGTCGCGATAAAACAGATCCCGCAGCAGCGGCTCCTCCCCGCCTTCCTCAGTTATAATGTTGCTATAGACATGCGTCAGTCCACTGAACTGAAATGGCACCCTGTCCTGTGACCGGAAGTCTGTGTTGTTGTGCAAGTAGGGCGGCCTGTGCTCGGGCACCTCAGGGCTCTCTAACAGTCTTTCATAGCCTAAGTTCTTAGGCTTGTTCAAGGGTGGGTCCCCCccaaaaataaatgacactTTGGCGCTCCGAGGTGAGTCTTGAGGTTTGTGTCTGGTGGCGGGTGGAAGAGGCGGGGGCAGCGGGCTTCTCCGCATCCCAGCGTCTCTCTCTGGGTTTTGGGGTTCATGGAAGTAAGGAGAGATGCTGTTTTCTCTCTGCCCATTGTCTGAATACTCAGAGTCCCTGTTGTAGACCTCTCCCTGGCTGGGCGACGGCTCCTCGTTGTCCCCCAAAGATGTGCTGTACGGCCACTCCAGGACTCGATCCTGGCCTGCAGACAGCAATAATACACGGTCTTATTATTGTATGTGTTTTACGTTTCATGTTGATTAAAGTTTAAAGTGGCTGCCTCCTCTTCACTCGACTTTATGAGTGCTCTACTCCGAGACTTTTCGGGATTTATGCTGCACTGTAAAGCATCAATTTTTAAGTCTTGGGTCTTTTTCTCCTAGTTTTATGGTGTGAGTGTTTCTGCCAGGACGCAGATCTAGCCACTTGTTTCTATGACTTTAACGACACAATTAAAGCTGTGCTGGAAAACACATTAACTCACCCAAATGCAAATCCTTTCACTTGTTATAGGAAACGATTTAAAGACTGAGTGTAAATTTTGAACTGTGAATGACTTCttgaaattgcatttttgtACAAATGAGTAGCAAATGCACAACTCACTTGTGTCATCCCCTCCTGTGTTATTGCAGTAGGGCATGCTGAAGATAGATCTCCTGGAGTCCACTAGGAGGCGGTAGTAGCCTGCTGTTAGACAGGCCAGGTTCATTGCATCACTGGACTCCATGATCAGTGTGATGGGCTGTGGAAAAAAGAGTGAAAGGAAAAAGGGGTGTGTGGAAGGAtggaagaaa contains:
- the LOC125885040 gene encoding FERM and PDZ domain-containing protein 4-like, which encodes MDMFGFSKMPKLSGHKNKMSGWPPPGPGSWGGLQGPPYNWDSMNNTREGRDCLTTQVSQSSSLEEVHLDAVPPAPRLVEMRRDPVLGFGFVAGSEKPVVVRSVTPGGPSEGKLLPGDEIIMINDEPVSSAPRERVIDLVRSCKESIMLTVVQPYPSPKSAFISAAKKAMLKSNPVKVRFAEEVIINGQVPNPVKDNSLLFMPNVLKVYLENGQTKSFRFDSSTSIKDVILTLQEKLSIKCIEHFSLVLEHRTEGSGSKLLLLHEQEMLTQVTQRPGCDKMKCFFRISFVPRDPVELLRRDAVAFEYLYVQSCNDVVLERFGPELKYDAALRLAALQMYILTLTTRQSQKVSLKYIQKEWGLPLFLPPVVLSSMKEKNIKKALTHILKTNQNLVPPGKKLTALQAKVHYLRYLSELRLYGGREFKSILLQGEKQTEVTLLVGPRYGISHVINTRTNLVALLADFSHVNRIEILTEDETNVRLELHVLDVRPITLIMESSDAMNLACLTAGYYRLLVDSRRSIFSMPYCNNTGGDDTSQDRVLEWPYSTSLGDNEEPSPSQGEVYNRDSEYSDNGQRENSISPYFHEPQNPERDAGMRRSPLPPPLPPATRHKPQDSPRSAKVSFIFGGDPPLNKPKNLGYERLLESPEVPEHRPPYLHNNTDFRSQDRVPFQFSGLTHVYSNIITEEGGEEPLLRDLFYRDTTDDAEDDDDASCEEDSTGGTPVGDDRGGGNGNCGNQEGGLATAAGKASFLTLSGSTDDIIDLTSLPPPEGDDGVDEDEDDTLLQTLNLAIAAPPPGFRDSSDEDAAPEGRPLSTRDNDDIPVSLIDAVPTHGEGEGSRGGERRLESAVMNTLQALEALSVSEQRPPPPPPGTNNPGVYTSRGFSPESSSDSGNETNSSEMTEISELAATHRLNESHMRLLVATREGYQPLLEEKTEFPVSPSTVGTIQKKPRSPTRHLQPPAVPPRRSPLLDSASSGPDSLAPRPQTNISSTLQRPSSTTPGGKHHKKSADSSGKYNTFSTREGHRGEGGGIRSHLELDQRTSFCERGESQRRQNSVLAENSAAEGVGTNSLPRDHHRILRPPSTTSDRLLDAVNLGDCGADNGAAAAEQDEHLVVASLLSPTKKSRLGGSDQGSDVQNDHQPISRQQSVARLCEYHLAKRISNLQGEAHSSLQGSLCSSLDAGGSTNSSACATPTDSPLGPSAVESKHHHLQRHPLSSSSSSLLRVLNYEDSKPGMSRGIPSQSTQGKDLHPHADPALLRKMLPNIHPPAAGAEQGRPSSATPSKHKETTGTGSKRPHNDLHAKQQASFKALNQKEGSEAYRQLINYLTVSQMHQGGKLHSAGMGGAVKKDTRRFITSNPQLVEMVKNRGNTIARCPCMPSSMSSPFLSPNLVTPNATAMQMANKNPHSYHSATLPAKLKRSPEMHAQRMNDNLDFRPASAERRSSFSGLESELERSGMDPEHFLSLYKKEGSVIRDGGFVTGGNREGGTNRPPPRSRSQPSSGTEDWFRSDQRAKHAVRQSPHSRPNDSLCFSAASSVSGQRPDPNTISLGRGDHPSAFVRQTSTGTRACITSPTPNAQSPPPPPPPPPPPPPPVSLALQANTSSSNSGCTQDTVHSLQSRQNHIQAVTPTLAQTDPFCNSLQRGRELKRSSSNVTASSGSVEVLFDKPTRSRSQQPLSPSVPQQGETKVQRRPTRKRLSKSYSQGSVTSHTCWSTGNRIDSRRASVAFPLQKDAKHMKGSQKLDTSPWRCNGPFSYCFFKRKSEGEEDDIEWERPRRSRGGNDVDNGGAAASAILPCGSAVDVAGEQLYGEVLNNMSFSDRLARINALKDRMYCFPSGFIDVRRDASELIALVRSSVGRYDRGAQMPLQDVSQYKQLLSVESKELGRACRRMAQAHSSPEEMLLAVTCSFQVLCCLCEACMCLVRGLGASASHQQREVVAKVDEVVMNYICLLKAAEAATVGAPGEHSVKALVRHSSTMSAIANALTRSLKTLLSK